Part of the Terriglobales bacterium genome is shown below.
AGCGTGCCGAAAAACAAGCGGGCCCGCATCTGCACCGGGATACGCTGCTCGTCGTCGGAGTACCAGATCCAGATCTGGCCGTGGCTGCGCACCGTGCCTTCGGGTGCTTCCGGACGCACGCGCACGGTGGAGAAAGTGCCTGCGGCGGTGCGGATTTCTTCGCGGGCTTCGACGCGCGCGGTGACCTCTACGGTTCGGCTGCCGTCGTTGAGCGGGAACATGAACACGGCGCCGGGTTCCAGCGGAAGCGTGCGCAGGTAGTAGAGTGCGGACAGCACATCGGTAACGCATCCGGGAATCTCGTGCTCGGTTCGCTTGCTCTGCCCGGAGCGAAGGTTCTGTTCCTCGAGCACAGCCTTTTGCCGCGCGGAATCAAAGCGGATGGAAGTCTCCAACCGCCGCGAGCCTTCCTCGGTATGCTTGGCGATGTGGTGCGAGCAGAAGGTCGCGGGATCGAAGAAGGATTCAAAGCGGTCACGCACGCGGTAGAGCAGTGCGGCGGCGCCCACCGAATCCACCGACGCGGTGACGCGCCGCTCAGCCCCCGCAGCGTCGGTGCGCAGCGTGGCCATACCCGCAGGGAAGATGCGCCATTCGACGCTGTAGATCCAGGCGTGACCGTCGGGGAAGCGATATCCCGCCTGCGGCGGACGGATGCGGGGCGCGGTATCGCTTTCCGCCGGAGCTTGAGCCGGGGCGGTTTGCTGCTGCGCGGCTCGAGACCAGCCGGAATCCATGGTCGCGGAAGCCAGCAACAGCAACAACGCTACGCGTCGGGCGACCAGATGTAGGGACAGGCTCAACGTTCCGCTTGGAATCCCCTCAGGGAGTGAACCACTGTAGCTTGATGGCGAGCGCAGCCAGCATGGCCAGCGTGCCCAGCAGGGCATTGTACTCGCGGTGTCGCCGGTACCGTTCCCAGGAAAAGTTGTTGCTCGCGCCGGTGCCCGGGCCGAGACGCGGCAGCAGGCGCGGCACGCGCCGCGCGTAGTCCTCGAATTCCGGAAAGTTGCGGCGCAGGTACGCTTCCTCCCAGCGGATCACCGGGAAATAGATGGCCAACAGCATCGCCAGCAGCGCAGCGGCCAGCCAGGGACTGCGGGCCGCGATTCCGAATCCGGCGGCAAGGATGAGCGAACCCAGGTAGAGCGGATTGCGCGTGTACGCATACGGTCCCGTCGTAGTGATCTCGGTGGCCTTGGTGACGTGGCCGGAGGCCCAGGCGCGCAACCAGAGTCCCGGGATGGCGGCCAGGCCGCCGATCAGGATCGACTGCCAGGTGGGCCGAGCGAGCCACAGGTACAGCAGGGTGAAGGCGAAGCCCAGAGGCACGCGGATGCGGCGTGCCGTGGCGTTCCAGTCAGGCACGTGGACTCTCCAGCAGGCGGCGCGCGGCAGCGATGGCTTGCCGGCTCGAAATCGCCAGCAAGCCTCGATCGGCGCGGGCTGCGTGTGCGTACGACGTGCGGCTGGCCGCGCTGCGCAGCACGTCGCTGCGCGTCCCGAACGGACCGTTACGCGCCGGGTCGGTGGGACCGAAGAGCGCGACGACAGGAACGCCGAGCGCGGCCGCAAGATGCAACGGCCCGCAATCTCCGCCCACGAAGAGCCGCGCACGGCGAGTGAGCGCGATCAACTGGCCGAGTGTCGGGCTCACGACTTCGGCTGCGCCGCGGCTTGCGTTCACGACCTCGTGGCCGAGGCTTTCTTCGCCCGGGCCGACGTTTACCAGCGAGCGCAAGCCGTCCTCGGCGAGCGCACGAGCCACTTCGCCATGACGCTGCGCCGGCCAGATCTTGGCGTTCCAGCCCGCTCCCGGGTTGAGCAGCGCGAAGCGGGAAATGCCCAGGCGCTGGAGCTCGCTCTCGCACCAGGCTTCCGCGCGCGGATCACGGGGCAACGCGGCGGCCGGCGGAGAGCCGGCTTCCGTGCCGGTGAACGCTGCGACCAGGGAAAGGTAGCGCTCGATGACGTGCGTGCCCTGCGCGGCGACGCCGCGAGTGTAGAACACCGTGGCGGCGCGTTCCCTGGGACTGGCGAAGCCGAGCCGGCGGCGCGCGCCGCTGAGCTTGGCCACCAGAGCCGATTTCAGCAAGCCCTGCAGGTCGAGTGCGACCTCGTAGCGGGCGGCGCGGACTTCTGCCAGCTCGGCGCGGGCGGCCCTCCACGCCGCCGGGGACGCCGGAGTCTTGCGCAACGTGCGAGTGTCCAGCAAGTGCACGCCGTCCACGAGCGGGCGCGAGTCGTCACGCGGGCCCGTGCGTGGAGATCCTGAAGCGCACAACAACTCCTGCCAGCGGGGCTCGATCACCCATCCGATGGTAGCGGCGGGAAAGGCGCGGCCCAGTGCGGCGACCGCGGGCAGTCCGTGGATGACGTCGCCCATCGCGCCCAGGCGCACGATCAGGATGCGTTCCATCGGCGAAGGAGTTCCGAGGTGGAGTGGTCCTTGGGGTCGCCGACGATCTCGACGCGGCCCCCGCACTCGACCACGACCTCACGTTCGGGCACGGACTCGGCGGTGTAGTCGGTTCCCTTGGCGTGGACGTCGGGACGGATCTCGCGCACCAGGGCGCGTACGTCGGGCTCGTCGAAGACGACGACGGCGTCCACCGGCTCGAGCGCGGCCACCAGCTCGGCGCGTTCGGCGGCGGGCATGCGCGGGCGGCCCTCGCCCTTGAGCGCGCGCACGCCGGCATCGGAGTTGATGGCGACCACGACGCGTCCGCCCAGGGCCTTGGCCCCGCGCAGGTAGCGCACGTGGCCCACGTGCAGCACATCGAAACAGCCGTTGGTAAGGATGACGGTTTCGCCCGCGCGGCGCCATTGCTCCACGCGGCGGCGAAGCGAGGCGCGGTCGAGGACCTTGTCGGCGCCGGATTCAGGCACGGGCGGATTCCTTCATGAGCGCTGAATGGCGTCCAAGAGTTCCTGGCGCGAGACGGTGGCGGTGCCGCGCTTCATCACCACGATGCCTCCGGCGTAGTTGGCCAGGCGGGCCGCGGATTCGGTGTCGGCGCCCGCGGCCAGCGCGGCGGTAAAGGTCGCGATGACGGTGTCGCCGGCGCCGGTGACGTCGGTGACCTGATCGGAACCGAACACCGGGATGTGGACGGGATGCTGCCCGCGCGTGAAGGCCACCATGCCGTCCTTGCCGCGGGTGATGACCAGCGACTCCAGCTTCATGTGCTTGAGCACGGTGCGGCCCGCGGCGTGCAGCCGCGCGGTATCGTCGCCGATGCGCACGTGCAGTGCGTCTTCCACCTCGGGCTCGTTGGGCGTGGCGGCGGTGACGCCGGAATACTCCAGCATGCGGAAACGCGAATCGAGCGTGACCGGGATGCCGTTGAGGCGGCCGCTGGCGCGGACGGCTTCCAGCATCTGCGGCGTGGCCGCGCCGTAGCCGTAGTCGGAAACCAGCAGGGCGTCGGAGGCGCGCGCGTACTTGCGCGCCGCCATCACCAGCTCACGCTTGTCGTAACCTTCAATGTCTTCTTCGGGCTCGCGATCCACGCGCACTACCTGTTGCCGCTGGGAGTGCGTCATGCCGGCGAGGATGCGGGTCTTGGTGACGGTGGTGTAGCCCTTGAGCTTGAGGATGCCGTTCAGCGGAATGCGTTTCTGGCGGAAGCGCTGCAAGAGCAGGCGCCCGGGCTCGTCGTCGCCTATCACGCCCACCGGCAGCACTTCGACCCCGAGGTCGGCGAGATTGTAGATGGCGTTTCCCGCGCTGCCCGGCACCACGCTGCGCTCGCGGTGACGCAGGATGAGCACCGGCGCCTCGCGGGAGACGCGCGAGATCTCGCCGTAGATGAACTCGTCGGCCACCAGGTCGCCGAGCACGGTGACGGTGAGGCGAGGAAAACCTTCCACCAAGCGCACCAGGCGCGCTTTCCCCTCGGCCGGCTTGGAGTTGCGAGTCATCCCGTCGGGTCGCCTGATTCTCTCATGCCGGGCGTGAGCGGCGCTCCGCAATCCGGGCCAGCATGGCGTCGAGCGCGGCGGGCGCGTTCTCCAGCTCCATGCGCACGCGTACAACCGCCAGGGGAGCGAGCGAAGAGAGGTATCCGCCGAGGTTGACGGCGTCTTTCTCCGTGGTGACGAAGCCGCCGGCGCGGTTTTCCGCCGCCAACGCGCGCAGATCGCGGATGTCGCGCTCACGGTAGGCGTGGTGATCACGAAAGACGGCTTCGGCGGCGGGCTCGATACCGGCCTTGCGCAGTTGCAGGAAGAAAGCCTGTGGGCGGGCGAGGCCGCAGAAAGCGACCGGATGCGGCGGGACATCGCGCGGCAGAATGCCGCGGCGCACCCGCCACACCAGTTTGCCCTCGAGCGGGAACGCTTCGGACGCAGCGCCGCTCGTGAGCACGACGGCATCGGCGCGGCCGAGCGCGGCCAGCGGCTCACGCAGGCGGCCGGCCGGCAGCAGGCGGTCGCGCGCGTCCTCGGGTGTGACCAGCACAATGTCGAAGTCGCGGGCCAGGGCCCGGTGCTGGAAGCCGTCATCGAGCAGGTGGAACCGCAAGCCGAGTTTCTCCTCGGCGGCGCGCCCCGCCTCCCAGCGGTCTTCGCCTACGAACACCGGGCAATTCAAACGGCGCGCGATCAGCAGCGGCTCATCGCCGAACTCTTCCGCCAAACCGCCGGGATCGACGGCGCGAACGCCCTTGGACTTGCGCCCGTAACCGCGGGAAAGGACGTCGAAGGCGATGCCTTGCGCAGCCAGCAGTTCGCCCAGCAGGATGAGGAACGGCGTCTTGCCGGCGCCGCCGACGGAAAGATTGCCCACGCTGATGACCGGCCCGGCAAGCCTGCGCTGCGGGATGAAGCCGCGGTCGTAGAGCGCATTGCGGCCACGGACCACGGCGCTGAACAGCGAAGAGAAGGGTCTCACGTGGTCGGCCTTCCGGCGGGAGCCGGCTCGCGGGTATCCGCCGTGAGCGGCAGCAGGGCGGCCAGCGCCTCAAGCGTGCGCTCGGTGGCTCCGGTTTGCGCGCGCACCACTTCGGCGGCGCGGCGTCCCATCGCGTGGCGTTCCGCATCATCGCCCAGCAGCGAGAGAAGCGCAGCGACCAGTTCCGCGGGCTGGACCACGCGAACCGCATCGCCCTGGCGAAACAGGGCGACGATGTCGCGGAAGTTCTCCGTGTGCGGCCCCACGAGAATGGCTACGGCATGCTGCGCAGGCTCCAGGATGTTGTGTCCGCCTCGCGGCACCAGGCTCCCCCCGACAAAGGCCACGTCGGCCAGGGCGTAGACCGCGGCCAGCTCGCCGAGCGTGTCGAGCAGAACGACGCCGCAGGAAACGGCGTCCTCGGCGGCGAGCTGGGAGCGGCGTTTCCAGGGCAGGCCCGAGGTCGCCACCATCTGCGCCACCGGAACGAACCGCTCGGGATGGCGAGGCGCCAGGATTATCGCCGCCTTCGGATGCTGCTCGCGCACGGCAACGAAGGCTGCGAGCAGCCGCTCTTCCTCTCCTTCGACCGTGCTGCCGCAGACGATGACCGGTTGAGCTTCGCCTTTCTCGATGGCGCGCCGCAGCAGGGCAGCGGCGGGCGAGGCGGCGGCCGGCCGGGCATCGAACTTCAGATTGCCGCTGACCTTGATGCGCTCGCGAGGAGCGCCGATCTCTGCCAGGCGTCGGGCGTCCTCGTCACTCTGCGCCAGGAAGGCGTCGATCGAATCGAGCACGCCGCCGAGCAGTCCGCGCCAGCGACGGTAGCCGGCCAGCGAGCGATCGGAGATGCGGGCGTTCACCACCGCCACGCGCGCGCCTCCTTCCCGAGCAAGGCGCAGAAAGTTGGGCCAGAATTCGGTTTCCGCCATGACCACCAGTTCCGGCTGGAGCGCCCGCAGCCAGGGACGGATGGCGAAGGCGAAGTCGAGCGGGAAATAGAAGACGTTTTCCGGGCCGAAGCGCTCACGGGCCAGCTTCTGACCGGTAGCGGTAGTCGTGGAGATGACGACACGGCGTTCGGGGTAGCGCTGCCGGAGCGCCTCGATCAACTGGCTCACAGCAAGCACTTCGCCGACAGACACGGCGTGCATCCAGATTGCGCCCCGGCCGCGGACGACGCGTTCCGGCACGCGTCCCAGGCGCTCGGCCAGACCGGCGCGATACTTGCCGTGGCGCAGCATTCCCAGCAGCCACCAGGGAGCGGCCAGCAGCAGCGCCGCGGCCAGAGCCGCGCTGTAGAGCAGGTACATGAGGCCAACCATTCTAGCCGCCCCTTCATCCCAAACACGATGCCGGTTGTGGCGCCGCGCAAGAGTGCAGATAATCAGGTCATGGTCCGAGTCTTGAAACTGGCAACGCGCTTGGGTGCGGCCCTGCTGCTCTGCCTGTCGATGTTCCTGAGCGCAGCCGGCGAGGACGAGCCGCTTACACCCAAGGCCTATCACGCCAAGACGTATCCCGCATGTGATGCGCACGAGCAGGAGAAGCTGGCCATCGCCGCCGATCCTTACGACCTGCCGGACAAGGCGCAGGTGTTCGTGGTGAATTACCGGAAGGAAGGGTTCCTGCCGGTGCACTTCATCCTGTCGAACGACGGCGACGGCCCCGTTTCGCTGGCAGAAATGAAAGTGCAGTTGATCACGGTGAAGCGGGTGAAGCTGGATCCGGCGACCCCCGACGACGTCTACCGCCGGCTGGCGCGCCAGAAGCGCCGCGGCGATGAGCCCAGCCGCAACCCGCTTCCTATTCCCCTGCCACGCCGCAAGGTCCCGGCCAACGTGAAACCGGAGGCCGTGGAGGAGGTCGAGCGGCTGAACTTTCTGGCCAAGGCGGTGGAGCCGCACTCGACGCGCGCCGGCTTCCTGTTCTTCGATGTGGAAGGTATCGCCAACCCGCTGGCGGGCGCGCATCTGGTCATCAGCGGGCTGCGCAACGAGCAAGGCCAGGAACTGTTCTTCTTCGAGATTCCCATGGAGAAGTACCTGAGCTACCAGCCGGGAACGACGAAGCCGTAATCGCAGCGCTCAAGAGCCGCGCCGTTTCGTCACACATCTGCGTGACGACCGGCCACTTCGCTCCCGCACCTGCGCATCACAAGTACAAACTAGCCGCAGGTACTTCTGCGGTCCTTTCCCGGAGGATTTCATGCGAGCACTCCGCCTTTATTCTCTCGCCCTTCTTTTCCTGGCGCTGGTTTCGTCGCTGTCCGGTTGCGGTGGCGGCAGCAGTTCCAGTAGCACAACGACCCCGCCGCCACCCCAGCCGGGAACCAGTTCGGTCCTGGTGAATTTTGGTGATGCACCGGTGGACAGCATCGTGGCCTTCGAAATCACCATCACCTCGGTAACTCTGACCCCATCCGGTGGCGGCGCCATCTTCACCGTGCTTTCCACCCCCACGCGGATCGAGCTGACGCACCTGAACGGGACGGTCGAACCGCTCGCCATCCGCAACATCCCCGAGGGCAGCTATTCGTCGGCGACCATCAATGTTTCCAATCCCGAGGTGAAAATCATCGACTCCGGCACGGGCTTGCCGGTGGAATTGAACGCCTCGCTTTCTTCCACGAGCGCGACCGTCAACTTCAGTCCAGCCATCAGCTTCGGCACGACACCCACGGCGCTGAACTTTGATTTCAACCTGGCCGCCTCGGTAGTGATCGCTCCTCCCAACGCAACCGTAACGCCGACCTTCACCGGCTCGTTGTCCGCGATAGCGGCGCAGAACGAGCAGGAGGAGGAAACCGGAGAGATCGAGGACATCACCGGCGTGGTTACCGGCACTTCGGGAAGCTCGTTCACGATTTCCGTGCCGCAAACTGCCCAGAACCTGACCTTCGCCACCAACTCCAGCACGGAATTCGAGGCGCCCCTCACCGGCGTGGCCTCGCTGACCACGGGCTTGATCGTCGAGGTGGACGCCCTTACCCAGACAGACGGCTCTCTGCTGGCCACCAAAGTGGAAGCCGAGATCGAGAACGACAATGACGCCCTGGAGGTTGAAGGCCTGATCACGGACCTGATCGGCCTGCCGCCCACGGGCTTCCACATGGTGGTGCAGGACGGCGCGGCCTCCGGCACGATCGCGCCTGCGCTCGGCGCCACCATCACGGTCAACCTCGACAGCAACACGCAGTTCCGGATCGACGACGACCACGTCGACCTCAACAACCTGCCGTTCGTCGCCGTTTTCAACGCCAACGTGCTCTCGCCCGGCCAGAAGGTTGAAGTGGATACCGACACGCCCGCTACCGATAACCTGCTGGCCGACAAGGTGAAGCTGAAGGAGCAGACGCTGCGCGGTACGGTTTCGAACCTGGCCACGGCGGGCAGCCAGTCCACGTTCACGCTCACCGTGCCGGTGGACTCTGCGTTCGCTCTGCTTACCGGGCAGACGACGCTGCAGGTGATCCGGCAGCCGGAGACGCGGCTCAAAGGCATCACCACCATTGCCAACGGCGACACCGTGCGCACACGCGGCCTGTTGTTCTT
Proteins encoded:
- a CDS encoding DUF3108 domain-containing protein — its product is MSLSLHLVARRVALLLLLASATMDSGWSRAAQQQTAPAQAPAESDTAPRIRPPQAGYRFPDGHAWIYSVEWRIFPAGMATLRTDAAGAERRVTASVDSVGAAALLYRVRDRFESFFDPATFCSHHIAKHTEEGSRRLETSIRFDSARQKAVLEEQNLRSGQSKRTEHEIPGCVTDVLSALYYLRTLPLEPGAVFMFPLNDGSRTVEVTARVEAREEIRTAAGTFSTVRVRPEAPEGTVRSHGQIWIWYSDDEQRIPVQMRARLFFGTLTFRLERVESKPVS
- a CDS encoding isoprenylcysteine carboxylmethyltransferase family protein codes for the protein MPDWNATARRIRVPLGFAFTLLYLWLARPTWQSILIGGLAAIPGLWLRAWASGHVTKATEITTTGPYAYTRNPLYLGSLILAAGFGIAARSPWLAAALLAMLLAIYFPVIRWEEAYLRRNFPEFEDYARRVPRLLPRLGPGTGASNNFSWERYRRHREYNALLGTLAMLAALAIKLQWFTP
- a CDS encoding glycosyltransferase family 9 protein; translation: MERILIVRLGAMGDVIHGLPAVAALGRAFPAATIGWVIEPRWQELLCASGSPRTGPRDDSRPLVDGVHLLDTRTLRKTPASPAAWRAARAELAEVRAARYEVALDLQGLLKSALVAKLSGARRRLGFASPRERAATVFYTRGVAAQGTHVIERYLSLVAAFTGTEAGSPPAAALPRDPRAEAWCESELQRLGISRFALLNPGAGWNAKIWPAQRHGEVARALAEDGLRSLVNVGPGEESLGHEVVNASRGAAEVVSPTLGQLIALTRRARLFVGGDCGPLHLAAALGVPVVALFGPTDPARNGPFGTRSDVLRSAASRTSYAHAARADRGLLAISSRQAIAAARRLLESPRA
- a CDS encoding adenylyltransferase/cytidyltransferase family protein is translated as MPESGADKVLDRASLRRRVEQWRRAGETVILTNGCFDVLHVGHVRYLRGAKALGGRVVVAINSDAGVRALKGEGRPRMPAAERAELVAALEPVDAVVVFDEPDVRALVREIRPDVHAKGTDYTAESVPEREVVVECGGRVEIVGDPKDHSTSELLRRWNAS
- a CDS encoding PfkB family carbohydrate kinase, producing MTRNSKPAEGKARLVRLVEGFPRLTVTVLGDLVADEFIYGEISRVSREAPVLILRHRERSVVPGSAGNAIYNLADLGVEVLPVGVIGDDEPGRLLLQRFRQKRIPLNGILKLKGYTTVTKTRILAGMTHSQRQQVVRVDREPEEDIEGYDKRELVMAARKYARASDALLVSDYGYGAATPQMLEAVRASGRLNGIPVTLDSRFRMLEYSGVTAATPNEPEVEDALHVRIGDDTARLHAAGRTVLKHMKLESLVITRGKDGMVAFTRGQHPVHIPVFGSDQVTDVTGAGDTVIATFTAALAAGADTESAARLANYAGGIVVMKRGTATVSRQELLDAIQRS
- the lpxK gene encoding tetraacyldisaccharide 4'-kinase, producing MRPFSSLFSAVVRGRNALYDRGFIPQRRLAGPVISVGNLSVGGAGKTPFLILLGELLAAQGIAFDVLSRGYGRKSKGVRAVDPGGLAEEFGDEPLLIARRLNCPVFVGEDRWEAGRAAEEKLGLRFHLLDDGFQHRALARDFDIVLVTPEDARDRLLPAGRLREPLAALGRADAVVLTSGAASEAFPLEGKLVWRVRRGILPRDVPPHPVAFCGLARPQAFFLQLRKAGIEPAAEAVFRDHHAYRERDIRDLRALAAENRAGGFVTTEKDAVNLGGYLSSLAPLAVVRVRMELENAPAALDAMLARIAERRSRPA
- a CDS encoding 3-deoxy-D-manno-octulosonic acid transferase, which gives rise to MVGLMYLLYSAALAAALLLAAPWWLLGMLRHGKYRAGLAERLGRVPERVVRGRGAIWMHAVSVGEVLAVSQLIEALRQRYPERRVVISTTTATGQKLARERFGPENVFYFPLDFAFAIRPWLRALQPELVVMAETEFWPNFLRLAREGGARVAVVNARISDRSLAGYRRWRGLLGGVLDSIDAFLAQSDEDARRLAEIGAPRERIKVSGNLKFDARPAAASPAAALLRRAIEKGEAQPVIVCGSTVEGEEERLLAAFVAVREQHPKAAIILAPRHPERFVPVAQMVATSGLPWKRRSQLAAEDAVSCGVVLLDTLGELAAVYALADVAFVGGSLVPRGGHNILEPAQHAVAILVGPHTENFRDIVALFRQGDAVRVVQPAELVAALLSLLGDDAERHAMGRRAAEVVRAQTGATERTLEALAALLPLTADTREPAPAGRPTT
- a CDS encoding DUF5666 domain-containing protein, which translates into the protein MRALRLYSLALLFLALVSSLSGCGGGSSSSSTTTPPPPQPGTSSVLVNFGDAPVDSIVAFEITITSVTLTPSGGGAIFTVLSTPTRIELTHLNGTVEPLAIRNIPEGSYSSATINVSNPEVKIIDSGTGLPVELNASLSSTSATVNFSPAISFGTTPTALNFDFNLAASVVIAPPNATVTPTFTGSLSAIAAQNEQEEETGEIEDITGVVTGTSGSSFTISVPQTAQNLTFATNSSTEFEAPLTGVASLTTGLIVEVDALTQTDGSLLATKVEAEIENDNDALEVEGLITDLIGLPPTGFHMVVQDGAASGTIAPALGATITVNLDSNTQFRIDDDHVDLNNLPFVAVFNANVLSPGQKVEVDTDTPATDNLLADKVKLKEQTLRGTVSNLATAGSQSTFTLTVPVDSAFALLTGQTTLQVIRQPETRLKGITTIANGDTVRTRGLLFFDGVGYHMVTSRIAAP